In the genome of Fulvivirga maritima, one region contains:
- a CDS encoding ABC transporter permease, protein MLKNYLKIAIRNLRRHVSYSIINIIGLTVGLTAACFLFLYVSDELKYDQGYAKSDRIARVVEVEIGVEGEEQWAFTSGQMGPALVEAFPNVVNQVRLIQPFGHINLEWKGERTEERNWVMADSTYFQIFDFEFIEGDPETALDQPNSVVIRDVIAEKYFGDEPALGKVLPFIQMEPVKITGVIKTKKNITYRHDVILSRNDAIVGMDRVKKGLEAWDRLFSTTFVELASPDDLTEINKQLPEFVSRFRNNVADLGDPYLQANEDIYLNSTDIESHADVKGSWFYVYLFIAIGLFILSIACINYVNLATARSTERAREIGIRKVSGAYKKQLIFQFLSESVLISGIAFFLSVGLVDVLLPFFSSIAGKELVMDVATFFKVLQVLFAMSLFTGLVAGLYPAFYLASLKPSQTLKGEISASKSGLILRKSLVIFQFTLSIIMIIATIVMYQQMEFVNNKSLGFDKEHILNIDINAGNVRRNFSAMKDEFSKISQVTSVATSSRLPGDWKYINQVTAKTYGDKKDSLESYFMAFDEDMLSTYDLKLMQGENFRGSLGIDSSSLMINETAARQIFGEANPVGEKMAIGNVAYPFTVVGVIKDFNFQSLHQPVRPLLIGYYHNPVTAIDYFSLKIAPHADYAAVVEAAKGVHLKFDDYTAMEYHFLDSQLDLFYRAEIKAQRIFEVGAFIAILIACMGLFGLSSFLLRKRVKEVSIRKVLGASTYQLFLQLSKTFVFQVLTATVIAVPLAWWLMDSWLNYFTYHVEIGVVVFVVAGFFGVLITVLTTGYQTIKTTRANPATTLKSE, encoded by the coding sequence ATGCTCAAGAATTATCTGAAAATTGCCATAAGGAATTTACGGCGTCACGTTTCGTATTCCATTATTAACATCATTGGATTAACCGTAGGTTTAACGGCGGCCTGTTTTCTCTTTCTTTATGTTTCAGATGAACTGAAGTATGATCAGGGCTATGCTAAATCTGACAGGATAGCTCGTGTGGTGGAGGTAGAAATAGGTGTAGAAGGAGAGGAGCAATGGGCATTTACTTCAGGGCAGATGGGGCCTGCACTGGTGGAGGCATTCCCTAACGTGGTGAACCAAGTGAGGTTGATACAGCCTTTTGGTCATATAAATCTTGAGTGGAAGGGGGAGAGGACTGAGGAGCGCAATTGGGTAATGGCAGACAGTACCTATTTTCAAATATTTGATTTTGAATTTATTGAAGGAGATCCTGAAACAGCTTTAGATCAACCTAATTCTGTGGTAATAAGAGATGTAATTGCTGAAAAGTATTTTGGTGACGAACCTGCCTTGGGTAAAGTACTGCCGTTTATCCAGATGGAGCCGGTTAAGATCACCGGTGTGATTAAAACTAAAAAGAATATTACTTATAGACATGATGTAATCCTTTCCAGAAATGATGCTATTGTGGGAATGGATCGTGTTAAAAAGGGTCTCGAAGCTTGGGATAGGTTATTCTCCACCACATTTGTAGAATTGGCCTCTCCTGATGATTTAACTGAGATCAATAAGCAATTGCCAGAATTTGTGTCTCGTTTTCGTAATAATGTGGCTGATTTGGGTGATCCTTACTTACAGGCTAATGAAGACATATACTTGAATTCCACAGATATAGAGTCTCATGCTGATGTAAAGGGGAGTTGGTTTTATGTTTATTTGTTCATAGCAATTGGTTTATTCATACTAAGTATTGCTTGTATTAATTATGTGAATTTGGCTACAGCCAGGTCCACGGAAAGGGCAAGAGAAATAGGTATAAGAAAGGTGTCCGGAGCTTACAAGAAGCAATTGATATTTCAGTTTCTCAGTGAGTCGGTATTGATTTCGGGCATTGCCTTTTTTCTTTCTGTAGGATTGGTTGATGTACTTCTTCCATTTTTTTCATCTATTGCCGGCAAAGAGCTGGTGATGGATGTCGCTACTTTTTTTAAGGTACTGCAAGTGCTATTTGCCATGTCTTTATTTACAGGGCTAGTGGCAGGCCTATACCCGGCGTTTTATTTAGCGAGTCTAAAGCCTTCTCAAACGCTAAAAGGAGAGATTTCAGCCTCCAAATCAGGACTTATACTTAGAAAGTCTTTGGTGATATTTCAGTTTACCTTGTCAATTATCATGATCATAGCTACCATAGTGATGTATCAGCAGATGGAATTTGTTAATAATAAATCACTAGGATTCGATAAAGAGCATATCCTCAATATAGATATCAATGCTGGTAATGTGAGAAGAAACTTTAGTGCTATGAAAGATGAGTTTTCTAAAATCTCTCAAGTGACCAGTGTGGCTACCTCATCTCGTTTACCTGGCGATTGGAAGTATATAAATCAGGTTACAGCCAAAACTTATGGTGATAAAAAGGATTCTCTGGAAAGTTATTTTATGGCCTTTGATGAAGATATGCTTTCTACTTATGATCTGAAGCTGATGCAAGGCGAGAATTTTAGAGGATCATTAGGAATAGATTCTAGCTCACTCATGATTAATGAAACGGCTGCTCGTCAGATTTTTGGTGAGGCTAATCCTGTTGGAGAAAAAATGGCCATTGGTAACGTGGCATACCCTTTTACGGTAGTTGGTGTCATCAAGGATTTCAACTTCCAATCACTTCACCAGCCAGTGCGCCCTTTATTAATTGGTTACTATCATAATCCTGTTACGGCTATTGATTATTTCTCTCTCAAGATTGCTCCTCATGCTGATTATGCCGCTGTGGTGGAGGCTGCAAAAGGGGTGCACCTTAAGTTTGATGATTACACGGCTATGGAATACCACTTTCTAGACTCTCAGTTAGATCTTTTTTATAGAGCAGAAATCAAGGCTCAGCGCATTTTTGAAGTGGGAGCTTTCATTGCCATATTGATCGCCTGTATGGGTTTATTTGGGTTGTCATCCTTCTTGTTAAGGAAAAGAGTAAAAGAGGTAAGTATAAGGAAAGTGTTGGGCGCCAGTACCTATCAGCTCTTTTTGCAGCTCTCTAAAACCTTTGTTTTTCAAGTGCTCACCGCTACTGTAATAGCCGTACCCTTAGCTTGGTGGCTCATGGATAGTTGGCTAAACTATTTCACTTATCATGTGGAAATCGGTGTAGTGGTATTTGTGGTCGCCGGCTTTTTTGGGGTGTTGATAACAGTGCTCACCACCGGCTATCAAACCATAAAAACTACCCGGGCCAATCCTGCTACCACCTTAAAGTCAGAATGA
- the hpf gene encoding ribosome hibernation-promoting factor, HPF/YfiA family encodes MKTDIQTVGFNANQELLDFVDERLKHLTKLDDQITGVDVYLKTVFNDHDETKVCEIKVFLPGPTLFAEYQSESFRESVMEVVDKLKRQIKKRKDIQQEKR; translated from the coding sequence ATGAAAACCGACATACAAACTGTAGGCTTTAATGCCAATCAGGAGTTGCTTGACTTTGTGGATGAAAGATTAAAACATCTCACCAAACTTGATGATCAGATTACCGGAGTAGATGTTTACTTAAAAACCGTATTCAACGATCATGATGAAACCAAAGTCTGCGAAATTAAAGTCTTTTTACCTGGGCCAACGCTTTTTGCCGAGTACCAGTCAGAAAGTTTTAGAGAATCTGTAATGGAAGTGGTAGACAAGCTAAAAAGGCAGATTAAAAAGCGAAAAGACATTCAACAAGAGAAGAGATAG